DNA sequence from the Azospirillum thiophilum genome:
CGGCGCCCAGTTGAACACCGTGTTCGGAGGCTGACGGGCGGGGCGCCCCGGCGGCGGCCCGGCGGCGCCTCAGTTCACCTGCGGCAACGCGAAGATCTGGCCGGGATAGATCAGGTCGGGGTCGCGGATCTGCTCGCGGTTGGCGGTGTAGATGGTGGTGTAGAGCATGCCGTCGCCATAGGTGCGGCGCGCCAGCCGCCACAGGCTGTTGCCGGGCTGGACGACGACGCTGTGCCCGTCGGTCAGGCCGGCGGGCATGGCGGAGACCTGGACCGGCAGCTCGGCGCGGGCGACCACCTTGCCGGCCTGGGTCACCTGATCCGCCCGCAGGGTGTAGATGCCGGGATCGATCAGCTTTTCCGGGGTCAGGCGCCAGTTGCCCTTGGGGTCGGTGTGGGCGCTGCCGACCAGGATGTTGTCGAGATAGAGCTGCACCGCGCTGTTGGGCGCCGCCCGTCCGCCCAGCGCGACGCGGCCGGCGGGGTCGTAGTCCATCGTCTCCACCGACACGCCGCCCGGCGGCGGGGGCGCCCCGTCGGCCGGCACCGGCGGCGCCTGCAGGACCGAGCTGCCGCCCATGGCCGGAGGTGCCCCAACCAGACCGGCACGCGGGACCGCCACCGCCATGGCCGCGGTTTCCGACACGGCTGAGGTGGTGGTGGACGCCGTCCGGGCCGGCTTGGCCGCGGCCGGTTCCGGTACCATCACCACGACCACCTTGTCGGCGGGGACCGGCGCGTCGGCGCCGGGGCGGGTTTCGGTCAGGGTCAATTCGCGGGCACCGGGCGCCAGCGGCGTGTCGGGCAGCATCACCCATTCGCCGCGCTGGTCAGCCTTGGCGGTGGCGACCGGCTTGCCGCCGTCGGTGACCGTCACCTCCGCGCCGGGCGCCGCACGCCCGGCCATCACCGTCGCGCCGTCCGGCGCCACCCGCACCACGTCGAAGCTGGGGCCGGCGGGCGCCGCCGGAGCGGCTGCCGCCGGCTTGGCGGCGGAGGCGGAAGACGCAGGGGCCGGTGCGGGGGGCGGTGCGGGGGGCGGGACCAGGGCAGCGACCGGGGATGCGGGGACTGCGGGAGCGATCGCCGCCGGCTTGGGCAGCAGCGGCATGTCCCCGGCCATCCCCTTCCCTGCCCCCTGCCCTGCCGGATCACCCGCAGGCCGGCCCGCCGGCCACAGGGCGACCGCCGCGGCCCCACCGATCAGAGCCACGCCCAAAGCTGCGAACAACGCGTTTCGTTTCACCTGAGCACCCATCCGGCGGCCCGCCACGCTGGCGGGATGCCTGACTATAGCAGAAGGACAGAGCGCAAAAGAATGGTGCCGTTGGAGACTTTTCCTCCGCCGGACGTGACGGATTGCCCCTTCCGATCACCAGTCCGAAGGGCTCACTCCTTCGCCGGCACCGTCTTCAGGTAGGCGGCGATCGCGGTGCGGTCCTCCGCCGTCAGTTTCGAGGTGCTGTTGCGCACCACCTCGCCCATGGCGCCGCCGACGACGTCGCCCTCCGGGGTCAGGCCGGTTTCCAGCAGCAGCGTCAGGTCGCCGTCCGACCAGCCGCCGATCCCCTTGCCCTCGGCCGCCGTGATGCCCGGCACCTTGTCGCCGTCCGGACCGTCGGGGTTGCCGGCCAGATAACGGCCGGCCTCCATCCCGCCCAGCAGCGAGCGCGGGGTGTGGCATTCCCCGCAATGGCCGAGCGCGTCGACCAGATAGCGCCCGCGGTTCCAGGCCGGCGGCCGGGCCGGGTCGTCCGGCACCGGGCCGGGGGTCAGGTACAGCCATTGCCAGGCCGGCACCAGGAAGCGCCAGGAGAAGGGCGGCGTCAGGTCGTGCGGCCGGTTGGGCGCCGCGACCGCCGGCCGGCTGAACAGATAGGCCTTCAGGTCCAAGAGGTCGCGGTCGGTCATCCGCGTGTAGCTGGCATAGGGAAAGGCCGGGAACAGGGCGGCGCCATCCGGCCGCACCCCCTCGCGGAAGGCGCGGATGAAGTCGGCATCGCTCCAGCGGCCGATCCCGCTGACCGGGTCCGGCGTGATGTTGGGGGTATAGAAGGTGCCGAAGGGCGTCGCCAGCGCCCGCCCGCCGGCCAGCGGCTCGCCGCCTTCCTTGTCGTTGGTGTGGCAGCCGAGGCAGCCCGCCGCATCGAAGAGATAGGCGCCCCGGCCCGCCGCGTCGCCCGGAGGACCGGCGTCGGCCGCCCGCGCACCGCTGCCACCCGCGAAGCCGCCGCCCGCAAAGGCGAGCAGCGGCAGCACGGCGCGGACCAGGACCCTGATCGGGACGGGCCGCATCGGTCAGTTCTTCTTGACGCGGAAGTCCTCGTGGCAGCTTCCGCAGGTCTTGGAGGTGGCGCCCAGCGCCTGGGCGATCTGCGCGCGGTCGCCGCCCTTGATCGCGGCGTCGAGCTTCTCGGCGGCCGGCTGCACCGCGCTCCAATAGCGCTGCGCCTCGGCCCAGTTCTTCCACAGCTCCGGCTTGGCGGCGCTGTCGGTCACGCCGACGGCGGTTCCTTCGGGGAAGATCGCCTTCAGGTCCATCTTCGACACCGCCAGCACGGCCGCCGCCCCCTTCGCCGCATCCTCGGCGGTGGCGCCCTCATTCTTGACGAACTTGGCGACGGCGCCCATGCCGCCGCCCATCTTCTTCATCGTCTGCTGCCGGTCCTTCACCTGTTCGGCCGGATCGGCGGCGCCGGCGCTGCCTGCCGACATGCCGAACAGCCCGAACATCAGACCGGCGACGGATGCCGCCGCAAGGACATTGACGACGCGGTTGTTCATGTGGTCCCTCCCGATGATGCCATGGTCTTAACGGTGCCTGTGCCGCAGTTGACGCGCGGCCGCGTCCGATATTCCATGGCATTCACCGGATTTTTTGCGGCTGCCGCCCCGTTCGGGACCGGTGGCGAGAAAGGTTGACCCGCGATGAAGAGCCTGTCGTCCGTCTGCGTCTATTGCGGCGCTTCCGCCCGCGTCGCCGATGTCCACAAGGAAGCCGCCCATGCGCTGGGCGACGGGCTGGCACGGCGCGGCATCCGCATGGTGTATGGCGGCGGCCGGGTCGGGCTGATGGGCATCGCCGCCGACGCGGCGCTGGCGGCCGGCGGCGAGGTGGTCGGCATCATCCCCGAACACATCCAGTCGGCGGAGATCGAGCACACCGGCCTGACCGAGCTGCATGTCGTCGACAGCATGCACACCCGCAAGCGCATGATGGTGGAGCGCTCCGACGCCTTCGTCATCCTGCCGGGCGGGCTCGGCACGCTGGACGAGGCGTTCGAGATCCTGACCTGGAAGCAGCTTCAGCTGCATGACAAGCCGATCGTCATCGCCGACGTCGACGGCTATTGGCGCCCGCTGCTGGGACTGATCGACCACATGGTGGCCCAGGGCTTCGCCCGAATCGACCGCTCCGCCCTCTACCGCGTCGCCGACCATGTCGACGGCGTGTTCGCGGCGCTGGGCAGCATGCCCGACGCGGCCCACCCGGCGCAGCCCGGGAAGATGTAGGGCCGGGCTCCAGGACCGGCGCCCCCAAAGGCTCCGGCCGCGGTTATCCCCAAACTTCCCATCCTGTGGATAACTTCTGTGCACAGCTTTTGTGGAGGGTCACCCGCCCTTCACCGAGCGTTCCCGTTCTGTTTCTGCTATTGTGTCCCCCATGAGCAACCAGACCTCATCGCTGTTCGATCCCCGCCCGTCATCCGCGGTCAAGCCGACGGCCGAGTACCGCACCCCTCCCAACAACGAGGAGGCGGAGCAGGCGCTGCTGGGCGCGATCCTGGTCAACAACAAGGCCTATGAGAAGGTCGGCGAGTTCCTGCGGGCCGAGCATTTCTACGACCCGGCCCACCAGCGCATCTTCGCCGCCATCACCAAGATGGTCGACCGCGGCCAGATCGCCAATCCGGTCACGCTGAAGTCGCTGTTCGACAATGATCCCGAACTGGCGGTCGAGGGCGGCAGCGCCTATCTGGCGGATTTGGCGGCCAACGTCGTCACCGTGGTCAATGCCGGGGATTACGGCAAGACCATCCACGACCTGTTCATCCGCCGGCAGCTGATCGAGGTCGGCACCGACATGGTGAACGAGGCGTACCGCCACGACCTCGACATCACCGCGCTCGACCAGATCGGCGAGGCGGAGAAGCAGCTGTTCGACCTCGCCTCGACCGGCGACGTCCAGGGCGGCTTCGTGGCGTTCGGCGAGTCGGTGAAGCACGCCATCACGACGGCGGAGGCGGCCTTCCGCCGCTCCAGCCACGTCACCGGCGTCACCACCGGCCTGATCGACATCGACCGCAAGCTCGGCGGCCTGCATCCGTCGGACCTCGTCATCCTCGCCGGACGCCCGTCGATGGGCAAGACGGCGCTCGCCACCAACATCGCCTTCAACGCCGCCAAGGCGCACATGCGGTCCTCCGGCCAGGAGGGCGGCGTGGTCGGCTTCTTCTCGCTGGAAATGTCGGCGGAACAGCTCGCCACCCGTATCCTCGCCGACGAGGTGCAGGTGCCCGGCGACAAGATCCGCCGCGGCGAGATCCGCGACACCGACTTCCCGAAATTCGTCCAGGCCAGCCAGGATCTGGCCCGCTGCCCCTTCTATGTCGACGACACCCCGGCCCTGTCGGTCTCCGCGGTGCGCACCCGCTGCCGCCGGCTGAAGCGGACCTCGGGCCTCAGCATGGTGGTGGTCGACTATCTCCAGCTGCTGCGCGGCTCGTCGTCGCGCGGGGCGGAGAACCGGGTGCAGGAAATCTCGGAGATCACCCGCGGCCTGAAGGCGATCGCCAAGGAGCTGGACGTGCCGGTGGTGGCACTGTCGCAGCTGAGCCGCGCCGTGGAACTGCGCGAGGACAAGCGGCCCCAACTGGCCGACCTTCGCGAATCGGGCTCGATCGAGCAGGACGCCGACGTCGTCATGTTCGTTTTCCGCGAACAGTATTATCTTGAGCGCGCCGAGCCCTCGCGCCGGCCCGACGAGAGCGACGACAAGTTCAACGACCGCTACCAGCGCTGGCAGCAACGGCTCGGCGAAGTACACAACACCGCCGAGGTGATCATCGCCAAGCAGCGCCATGGTCCGATCGGCACCGTCCGTCTCTACTTCGACGGCCAGTTCACCAAGTTCGGCGACCTCGACCAACACCATCAGGGTGACGAGTAAAGTGCCTGCCCCAGAGCCTGTCCCCCAGCCTGTCCCGTCCGATCCGGCCGCCCGCGCCGGGGCCTTCCTCACCGTGGATCTCGCCGCGGTGGTCGCAAACTGGACCCAGCTGCGCGACCGCGTGGCGCCGGCCGAATGCTCGGCCGTGGTCAAGGCCGACGCCTACGGCCTCGGCGTCGCCCGCGTCGTCCCGGCGCTTGCCGCGGCCGGCTGCCGGACCTTCGTCGTCGCGCAGTTCGAGGAGGCGCTGGCGGTCCGCCGTGCGCTGGAGCCGGTGGCGCCGGACGCGCAGGTCTTCTCGCTCGGCGGGCTGCCGGCCGGCTGCGAGGGCGACTTCATCGCCAACCGCATCCTGCCGGTGCTGAACCATCTGGGCGAGATCGCCGCCTGGGGCGCCTTCGCCGCGTTGCGCGGCGGGGCGCTGCCGGCGGTGATCCACATCGACACCGGCATGAACCGCCTCGGCCTCGGCCCCGACGAGCTGGACGCGCTGGCCGCCGAGCCGGCCCGGCTGGCCGGCATCGACGTGCGCTATTGGATGACGCATCTGGCCTGCGCCGACGAGTTCGACAATCCGATGACCGGGGCGCAGCTCGACCGCTTCCGCTCCGCGCTCGCCCGCCTGCCGAAGGCCAAGGCAAGCTTCGCCAACTCGTCGGGCATCTTCCACGGGCCGGACCATCATTTCGACCTCGCCCGGCCGGGCTGCGCGCTGTACGGCGTCAACCCGACGCCGCACCTGCCCAACCCGATGCGCGGCACGGTGCGGCTGGACGCAAGGCTGCTGCAGGTGCGCAACTGCACCCCGGCGATGACGGTCGGCTACGGCGCCGCCCATGCCGTCACCGGCCCGGCCCGGATCGCCACCATCGGCGTCGGCTATGCCGACGGCTACCTGCGCGCGCTGGGCGGCAAGGGGCAAGTCTTCGTCGATGGTGTCGCCGCCCCCATCGTCGGCCGCATCTCGATGGACCTGATCACCATCGACGTCAGCGGCCTGCCGGAGCAGGTTGCCCATGCCGGCCGCATGGTCGAGCTGATCGGCCCCAGCCGCCCGGTCGACCGGGTGGCGGCGGAGGGCGGCACCATCGGCTACGAGATCCTGACCTCGCTCGGCCGGCGCTACCACCGGGTCTATCTGGGCGGGTGAACCCCGGCCGCGGCAAGGCCACGCCCCTCCATTGCGAAGTCCAAGGATGACCGCGGGCCGCATCGGTGCTATGACCGCATCGCCCAAACGAGACACCAACTAGGATGCGGGCCGACTGATGGTTTTCCTCGCCGCCACCGGCCGGGCCTTCCTGATCTTCCTGGAAGCGACCGGACGCCTCGCCCTGTTCACCGGATCCGCCCTGTCGCACTGCGTGCGCCCGCCGCTC
Encoded proteins:
- a CDS encoding LysM peptidoglycan-binding domain-containing protein; protein product: MGAQVKRNALFAALGVALIGGAAAVALWPAGRPAGDPAGQGAGKGMAGDMPLLPKPAAIAPAVPASPVAALVPPPAPPPAPAPASSASAAKPAAAAPAAPAGPSFDVVRVAPDGATVMAGRAAPGAEVTVTDGGKPVATAKADQRGEWVMLPDTPLAPGARELTLTETRPGADAPVPADKVVVVMVPEPAAAKPARTASTTTSAVSETAAMAVAVPRAGLVGAPPAMGGSSVLQAPPVPADGAPPPPGGVSVETMDYDPAGRVALGGRAAPNSAVQLYLDNILVGSAHTDPKGNWRLTPEKLIDPGIYTLRADQVTQAGKVVARAELPVQVSAMPAGLTDGHSVVVQPGNSLWRLARRTYGDGMLYTTIYTANREQIRDPDLIYPGQIFALPQVN
- a CDS encoding cytochrome c — protein: MRPVPIRVLVRAVLPLLAFAGGGFAGGSGARAADAGPPGDAAGRGAYLFDAAGCLGCHTNDKEGGEPLAGGRALATPFGTFYTPNITPDPVSGIGRWSDADFIRAFREGVRPDGAALFPAFPYASYTRMTDRDLLDLKAYLFSRPAVAAPNRPHDLTPPFSWRFLVPAWQWLYLTPGPVPDDPARPPAWNRGRYLVDALGHCGECHTPRSLLGGMEAGRYLAGNPDGPDGDKVPGITAAEGKGIGGWSDGDLTLLLETGLTPEGDVVGGAMGEVVRNSTSKLTAEDRTAIAAYLKTVPAKE
- a CDS encoding c-type cytochrome; protein product: MNNRVVNVLAAASVAGLMFGLFGMSAGSAGAADPAEQVKDRQQTMKKMGGGMGAVAKFVKNEGATAEDAAKGAAAVLAVSKMDLKAIFPEGTAVGVTDSAAKPELWKNWAEAQRYWSAVQPAAEKLDAAIKGGDRAQIAQALGATSKTCGSCHEDFRVKKN
- a CDS encoding TIGR00730 family Rossman fold protein — protein: MKSLSSVCVYCGASARVADVHKEAAHALGDGLARRGIRMVYGGGRVGLMGIAADAALAAGGEVVGIIPEHIQSAEIEHTGLTELHVVDSMHTRKRMMVERSDAFVILPGGLGTLDEAFEILTWKQLQLHDKPIVIADVDGYWRPLLGLIDHMVAQGFARIDRSALYRVADHVDGVFAALGSMPDAAHPAQPGKM
- a CDS encoding replicative DNA helicase, translated to MSNQTSSLFDPRPSSAVKPTAEYRTPPNNEEAEQALLGAILVNNKAYEKVGEFLRAEHFYDPAHQRIFAAITKMVDRGQIANPVTLKSLFDNDPELAVEGGSAYLADLAANVVTVVNAGDYGKTIHDLFIRRQLIEVGTDMVNEAYRHDLDITALDQIGEAEKQLFDLASTGDVQGGFVAFGESVKHAITTAEAAFRRSSHVTGVTTGLIDIDRKLGGLHPSDLVILAGRPSMGKTALATNIAFNAAKAHMRSSGQEGGVVGFFSLEMSAEQLATRILADEVQVPGDKIRRGEIRDTDFPKFVQASQDLARCPFYVDDTPALSVSAVRTRCRRLKRTSGLSMVVVDYLQLLRGSSSRGAENRVQEISEITRGLKAIAKELDVPVVALSQLSRAVELREDKRPQLADLRESGSIEQDADVVMFVFREQYYLERAEPSRRPDESDDKFNDRYQRWQQRLGEVHNTAEVIIAKQRHGPIGTVRLYFDGQFTKFGDLDQHHQGDE
- the alr gene encoding alanine racemase → MPAPEPVPQPVPSDPAARAGAFLTVDLAAVVANWTQLRDRVAPAECSAVVKADAYGLGVARVVPALAAAGCRTFVVAQFEEALAVRRALEPVAPDAQVFSLGGLPAGCEGDFIANRILPVLNHLGEIAAWGAFAALRGGALPAVIHIDTGMNRLGLGPDELDALAAEPARLAGIDVRYWMTHLACADEFDNPMTGAQLDRFRSALARLPKAKASFANSSGIFHGPDHHFDLARPGCALYGVNPTPHLPNPMRGTVRLDARLLQVRNCTPAMTVGYGAAHAVTGPARIATIGVGYADGYLRALGGKGQVFVDGVAAPIVGRISMDLITIDVSGLPEQVAHAGRMVELIGPSRPVDRVAAEGGTIGYEILTSLGRRYHRVYLGG